From one Mya arenaria isolate MELC-2E11 chromosome 4, ASM2691426v1 genomic stretch:
- the LOC128231773 gene encoding methylglutaconyl-CoA hydratase, mitochondrial-like, with protein sequence MSTNLAKICKRVFLHQRKCHPLTTAFYCTKISAPDNELQIEYHLDGSVVVVSLNRPKARNAISKNLLSKMATGLEKIKFDNNLRAVIIRSAVPNIFCAGADLKERAKMPMEEVGPFVSGLRQCITEIANLPMPTIVALDGTAVGGGLELALACDIRVAADKASMGLVETKLAIIPGGGGTQRLARLVGPSRAKELCFTARVVGGVEAERIGLVNHVVEQNDTGDAAYQRAFTLAEEIAPQGPVALKMAKLAINRGIEVDLESGLQFEQTCYAQVIPTKDRIEGLTAFKEKRLPRYKGH encoded by the exons atgtcaacaaatcTTGCAAAGATTTGCAAACGAGTTTTTCTCCATCAGAGGAAATGTCACCCCTTGACAACTGCATTTTATTGCACAAAAATATCTGCTCCTGATAATGAGCTGCAGATCGAGTATCATCTTGACG gatcTGTGGTTGTTGTTTCACTGAACAGACCGAAGGCTAGAAATGCAATTAGCAAGAACCTCCTTTCAAAG atggCAACAGGCCTGgaaaaaattaaatttgataacaatttaaggGCAGTTATCATTCGAAGTGCTGTGCCAAATATTTTTTGCGCAG GTGCTGACTTGAAGGAGCGAGCCAAGATGCCAATGGAGGAGGTTGGACCATTTGTCTCAGGGCTGCGCCAGTGTATTACGGAGATTGCCAACCTGCCGATGCCCACAATTGTGGCCCTTGATGGCACAGCTGTTGGAGGGGGATTGGAGCTGGCCCTCGCGTGTGATATCAGGGTGGCGG CTGACAAGGCATCGATGGGTTTAGTGGAAACCAAGCTAGCTATCATTCCTGGGGGAG GTGGTACACAGAGACTTGCCAGGCTAGTGGGTCCGTCCCGGGCTAAGGAGCTATGCTTCACTGCACGAGTAGTGGGTGGGGTGGAGGCAGAAAGGATAGGGCTCGTTAACCACGTCGTGGAGCAGAACGATACAGGGGATGCTGCATACCAAAGGGCTTTTACATTGGCAGAGGAGATTGCTCCACAG GGCCCAGTAGCATTGAAGATGGCCAAGTTAGCCATTAACCGAGGCATTGAAGTTGATTTGGAGTCTGGACTGCAGTTTGAACAGACTTGCTATGCTCAG GTAATACCAACAAAGGACAGGATAGAAGGACTGACGGCATTTAAAGAAAAGAGACTACCACGTTACAAGGGACACTGA